Proteins from one Poecile atricapillus isolate bPoeAtr1 chromosome 6, bPoeAtr1.hap1, whole genome shotgun sequence genomic window:
- the TDRD1 gene encoding tudor domain-containing protein 1 codes for MAGPHPPALLAPRSLLLRLAHGPGATSASPVPPPAQGEPPRHPGQFRLPPVLPPPPQPRPSRYSEAWSTSAMKSGWELGLFILEKSPGRTQSTFQYLKLSLTSGGRCFLSSRRRSSSERPALLPAWGSADGGEAARVAESAFLLELVCGVTSKTVLYLQVSHSNWINGKPKKLQCSSKSAFSICYDKSFLSLLVPPPKGGTCHRCGLFGKLRCSQCLQTYYCSVDCQKKDWPAHRVVCDPIKQNSNNNKTKTGVYLKEEVRLSFAVDVVLPDSEDCQNKVPLEMKSHLTSGIDAKGDSPRVSENHSKGSEKKMLEDEDSSHCTNSVAKFVSLSTGDEFSGVVSHIQNPDTFFCQRMQSACQLAELEASLNEYCDRFPGSPSFRPAAGNVCCAQFTEDNLWYRAAVTAYVSEDTVLVDYMDYGNSDSLPLTRLRPIIPRLTDLPAQAIRCSLAGVKPPLGTWTSEGISCMKKMVKDKVLTVKVVDKKNSRTVVQLTDASGTPAVNIASRLIEEGFAAEELSMALPAARGSDVEQANEDTTNKRMCKWIKLTLNQTLSVIVCTVYNPGEFYCQISNSHELLSLNSLNKSLSEHCQKTPPDVFEPKNGDPCCAFYSEDGNWYRAVVQNVTSDGIVRVSFVDYGNTEEVPLDNIRQISSSFLKLPFQAIKCWLSGIKPGNSKWSPEATKRFHMYASGLELQATVTSLSEDGAGVVLTDNSTDCPKMINEILTSEKLVVKEVLQDNNNFPKSVDQKATSLGHWKSIELAVDETMSVWVTEVVSPDLFYAVPVPNKGQKQLLKELISLEDYCRSCNKQPFQPKLGEACCAQFSGNGNWYRAIVLEASQSSVKVLYGDFGCTETLPLSKVLPITDSYLKLPFQTITCSLAGIEKAEWSPLVLDTLKKLLLKQHVTITVKGINGNVNLVTVEKHFDNGYVNVADKLLKEGLVTSCSPENSHGEHQGNGGETNCCCMELKVQLEKHKQVLLFLLNKFGNPDGFSDMKNLLEH; via the exons TTGTCCCTGACCTCTGGGGGCCGCTGCTTCCTCTCTTCCCGCCGACGGTCCTCGAGTGAGCGGCCGGCCTTGCTTCCCGCCTGGGGCAGCGCGGACGGCGGGGAGGCGGCCCGGG TTGCTGAAAGCGCGTTTCTGCTGGAGTTGGTTTGCGGTGTCACTTCGAAGACTGTTCTGTATTTGCAG GTGTCACATTCTAATTGGATTAATGGGAAGCCAAAGAAATTGCAATGTTCCTCTAAGAGTGCTTTTTCTATTTGCTATGATAAGAGTTTCTTGAGTTTGTTAGTACCACCCCCTAAAGGGGGCACTTGCCATCGTTGTGGTCTCTTTG GAAAGCTCAGATGTTCACAGTGTCTGCAAACATACTATTGCTCTGTAGATTGTCAGAAAAAAGATTGGCCAGCACATAGAGTAGTTTGTGATCCCATTAAACAGAA TTCAAATAATAACAAAACCAAGACGGGAGTTTATCTTAAG GAGGAAGTGAGGTTGAGTTTTGCTGTAGATGTTGTTCTTCCAGATTCTG AAGACTGCCAAAATAAAGTTCCCTTAGAAATGAAGTCTCATTTAACTTCAGGAATAGATGCCAAAGGAGACTCTCCAAGAG TATCAGAAAACCATTCAAagggaagtgaaaaaaaaatgcttgaagATGAAGACTCTTCTCACTGTACTAATTCAGTTGCCAAGTTTGTCTCTTTAAGTACCGGAGATGAATTTTCTGGTGTGGTTTCCCACATTCAAAATCCAGACACCTTTTTTTGTCAGCGGATGCAAAGTGCCT GTCAGCTTGCTGAGCTTGAAGCTTCTCTTAATGAATACTGTGACAGATTTCCCGGTAGTCCATCTTTCCGTCCTGCTGCTGGCAATGTGTGCTGTGCCCAGTTCACAG AAGACAACCTTTGGTATCGTGCTGCTGTTACAGCTTATGTTTCTGAAGACACTGTTTTGGTGGACTATATGGATTATGGTAATTCTGACTCTCTTCCACTGACCAGACTTCGTCCTATAATTCCAAGATTAACGGACTTGCCAGCCCAAGCCATAAGATGTAGCCTGGCAG GTGTAAAGCCACCTTTAGGAACATGGACCTCAGAAGGTATTTCTTGCatgaaaaaaatggtgaaagACAAAGTGTTGACAGTAAAGGTAGTGGATAAAAAGAATTCTAGAACTGTGGTGCAGCTTACAGATGCATCAGGTACTCCAGCAGTAAATATAGCGAGCCGTCTCATCGAGGAAGGCTTTGCAGCTGAGGAGCTGAGCATGGCCTTACCAGCAGCCAGAGGAAGTGATGTTGAGCAGGCCAATG AGGACACAACGAACAAAAGAATGTGCAAGTGGATTAAATTAACTCTTAACCAAACACTCAGTGTCATAGTATGTACAGTGTACAATCCTGGAGAATTCTACTGTCAGATTTCAAACAGCCATG AGTTACTTTCTCTAAACTCACTTAACAAATCATTGTCTGAGCACTGTCAGAAAACACCACCAGATGTTTTTGAGCCTAAGAATGGAGACCCTTGCTGTGCTTTTTACTCTG AGGATGGTAACTGGTACCGTGCTGTGGTGCAAAATGTCACTTCAGATGGAATTGTTCGAGTGAGCTTTGTGGACTATGGAAATACTGAGGAAGTACCACTGGATAATATCAGACAGATCTCCTCCTCATTCCTAAAACTTCCATTTCAAGCAATTAAATGCTGGCTCTCAG GTATAAAGCCTGGAAATAGCAAATGGAGTCCAGAAGCTACAAAAAGATTTCATATGTATGCTTCAGGCTTAGAGCTTCAAGCCACAGTAACTTCCCTTTCTGAAGATGGTGCAGGTGTGGTGCTTACTGACAATTCCACAGATTGTCCAAAAATGATCAATGAGATACTAACTTCAGAAAAACTGGTTGTAAAGGAAGTTCTACAAGATAACAATAACTTTCCAAAGTCTGTTGACCAAAAAG CAACCTCACTTGGGCACTGGAAGTCAATTGAGTTGGCTGTGGATGAAACCATGTCTGTCTGGGTAACAGAAGTTGTAAGCCCAGACTTGTTCTATGCTGTACCAGTTCCAAATAAGG gtcAAAAGCAGCTCCTTAAGGAGCTGATTTCACTGGAAGACTATTGTAGATCTTGTAACAAGCAGCCCTTCCAACCAAAGCTGGGTGAAGCCTGTTGTGCTCAGTTCTCAG GTAATGGCAATTGGTACAGAGCTATTGTTCTGGAAGCTTCCCAGTCTTCAGTGAAAGTACTCTATGGAGACTTTGGCTGCACAGAAACTTTACCCCTTTCAAAGGTGCTGCCAATCACCGATTCCTATTTAAAGCTGCCATTTCAGACAATTACTTGTTCACTTGCAG GAATAGAGAAAGCTGAGTGGTCTCCATTAGTGCTTGACACtttgaaaaaattattattgaaGCAACATGTCACAATTACAGTGAAAGGGATTAATGGAAATGTTAATTTAGTAACAGTGGAGAAACACTTTGATAATGGTTATGTAAATGTAGCTGACAAACTGCTGAAGGAGGGTTTGGTCACATCCTGCAGTCCTGAAAACTCTCATGGTGAACATCAAG gtaATGGAGGTGAGACCAACTGCTGCTGCATGGAATTAAAAGTGCAA CTTGAAAAGCATAAACAAGTCCTACTCTTCCTTTTAAACAAGTTTGGAAATCCAGATGGATTCAGTGATATGAAAAATCTGCTGGAGCACTAA